The following proteins are encoded in a genomic region of Cuculus canorus isolate bCucCan1 chromosome 21, bCucCan1.pri, whole genome shotgun sequence:
- the PLEKHM2 gene encoding pleckstrin homology domain-containing family M member 2 isoform X1, translating into MEPAEVKDRILQNISLSVKKLQSYFAACEDETPAIRNHDKVLQRLCEHLDHALLYGLQDLSSGYWVLVVHFTRREAIKQIEVLQHVATNLGRSRAWLYLALNENSLESYLRLFQENLSLLHKYYVKNALVCSHDHLTLFLTLVSGLEFIRFDLDLDAPYLDLAPYMPDYYKPQYLLDFEDRLPSSMHGSDSLSINSFNSVTSTNLEWDDSAIAPSSEGASRYPRSVGGAGDFRIRGQVFPFNQPPGFANVNESNITVSMGDYDFGDVFPAMQTMPSRDWEDGDLTDTLSCPRSTTSEVNGSKASAKSPTQRYNPFNEEKAEGLSSTETTPVHTASQEKAEATPEGTDQSESCTELEVIRLAKKKKTGKKKKVKPEERVHAPAPAEPETQQASGDSGVNGMSDREDPQRDDGPSAGEPRASGQEEGRERSALSQLALRIPEMKDTSMESVGQPLSKVMDRLNGQLDPGGWNGPLEPPGQSFRTGTPGETPDGSSSGDFSEGISAPMDFYRFTVESPNAAAPGGGHHDAPGPGQPPHVSGSPEAPEEEEGSREGEAVGAVEESGRAGDEPQTGQTETANPQVLREPKKEQPSPSVSSAEDSGVEEGQGSPSELSHPSEFRVDNNHLLLLMIHVFRENEEQLFRMIRMSTGHMEGNLQLIYVLLTDCYVYLIRKGAAEKPYMVEEAVSYNELDYVSVGLDQQTVTLVCTNRRKQFLLDTADVALTEFFLVSLKSAMIKGCREPPYPSILTDATMEKLALAKFVAQESKCEACDVVVRFYGLVHWEDPMDEALGSASGNYSSGENAVTKDGILHYKAGTSYLGKEQWKTCFVVLSNGILYQYPDRTDVTPLLSINMGGEQCGGCRRSNTTDRPHSFQVILTDRPSLELSAENEEDMADWMQYFCQAVSKGVIPQGVAPMPCVPCCLVLTDEKAFTCHEDCQTSFFRSLGTADLTDVTAISTEAGKEYCILEFAQDTKQFLPPWVLYFSCTTELERFLSALNTAWRNIYQVDLLHKAILDAAVKKKCEDAQSLIDSAWQRSDSLCRGRAERDPWC; encoded by the exons ctgcagagctacTTTGCTGCCTGTGAAGATGAGACGCCGGCGATCAGAAACCATGACAAGGTCCTGCAGAGGCTCTGCGAGCATCTGGACCACGCTCTGCTCTACGG CCTGCAAGATCTTTCCTCGGGCTACTGGGTGCTGGTTGTTCACTTCACCCGCCGGGAAGCCATCAAGCAGATAGAAGTGCTTCAACACGTGGCCACCAACCTGGGGCGCA GCCGGGCATGGCTGTACCTCGCCCTCAATGAAAACTCTTTGGAGAGCTATTTGCGGCTGTTCCAGGAGAACCTCAGCCTGCTGCACAAGTACTATGTCAA GAATGCTCTAGTTTGTAGTCATGATCATCTGACCTTGTTCTTAACACTGGTGTCTGGACTGGAATTCATCCGCTTTGACTTGGATCTG GACGCTCCCTACCTGGATCTGGCCCCATACATGCCGGATTACTACAAACCCCAGTACCTGCTCGACTTTGAGGACCGCCTGCCCAGCTCCATGCACGGCTCGGACAGCCTGTCCATCAATTCCTTCAACTCGGTCACCTCCACCAACCTGGAATGGGACGACAGCGCCATCGCTCCCTCCAGTGAAG GAGCATCTCGCTACCCCAGGAGTGTAGGTGGAGCTGGGGATTTTAGGATCAGAGGACAAGTTTTTCCCTTTAATCAGCCCCCTGGCTTTGCAAACGTTAATGAATCAAACATCACAGTATCTATGGGAG ATTATGATTTTGGAGATGTCTTTCCAGCAATGCAGACCATGCCCAGCAGAGACTGGGAAG ATGGAGACCTCACGGACACGCTCAGCTGCCCGCGCTCCACCACCTCGGAGGTGAACGGCAGCAAGGCCTCTGCGAAGAGCCCAACGCAGCGCTACAACCCCTTCAACGAGGAGAAAGCCGAAGGGCTGTCCTCCACCGAGACCACACCAGTGCACACAGCGTcccaggagaaagcagaagccACCCCTGAAGGAACGGACCAGTCCGAGAGCTGCACGGAGCTGGAGGTCATCAG GTTggccaagaagaagaaaacaggcaagAAGAAGAAGGTGAAGCCTGAGGAGCGAGTGCACGCCCCTGCGCCCGCAGAGCCCGAGACGCAGCAGGCCAGCGGCGACAGCGGCGTGAACGGGATGAGCGACAGAGAGGACCCGCAGAGAGACGATGGTCCCTCGGCCGGAGAGCCACGCGCCAGCGGGCAGGAGGAGGGCCGGGAGCGTTCTGCCCTCAGCCAGCTGGCGTTACGCATCCCTGAGATGAAGGACACGTCTATGGAGAGCGTGGGGCAGCCGCTGAGCAAGGTGATGGACAGGCTCAACGGGCAGCTGGACCCCGGCGGCTGGAACGGCCCCCTCGAGCCCCCCGGGCAGTCCTTTCGGACTGGCACGCCAGGGGAGACCCCAGATGGATCGTCCTCTGGCGACTTTAGTGAGGGGATTTCAGCCCCCATGGACTTCTACCGCTTTACCGTTGAGAGTCCAAACGCTGCTGCGCCAGGTGGTGGCCACCATGACGCTCCAGGGCCTGGCCAACCGCCACATGTTTCTGGTAGCCCAGAGGCtcctgaagaagaagaaggaagcagagagggagaagcagtTGGGGCAGTAGAGGAGTCTGGAAGGGCGGGTGACGAACCCCAAACTGGCCAGACAGAAACTGCCAACCCCCAGGTTCTCCGTGAGCCAAAGAAGGAGCAGCCCAGCCCTTCCGTGAGCAGCGCCGAGGACTCTGGCGTGGAGGAAGGGCAGGGCAGCCCTTCGGAGCTGAGCCATCCCTCCGAGTTCAG GGTGGATAACAACCATCTCCTCCTGCTGATGATCCACGTCTTTCGGGAGAACGAGGAACAGTTGTTCAGG atgATCCGAATGAGCACCGGACACATGGAGGGGAACCTGCAGCTGATCTATGTCCTGCTGACGGACTGCTACGTGTACCTGATCCGCAAAG gggcAGCGGAGAAGCCGTACATGGTGGAGGAAGCCGTCTCCTATAATGAGCTGGACTACGTCTCG GTTGGGCTGGATCAGCAGACGGTGACTCTGGTGTGCACCAATCGGAGGAAGCAGTTCCTGCTCGACACCGCGGACGTGGCTCTCACCGA GTTCTTCCTGGTCTCCTTGAAGTCAGCCATGATCAAAGGGTGCCGGGAGCCCCCGTACCCCAGTATCCTCACAGATGCCACCATGGAGAAACTGGCACTTGCAAAGTTCGTGGCGCAGGAGTCCAAGTGCGAG GCCTGCGATGTGGTCGTGCGTTTCTACGGTCTCGTTCATTGGGAAGACCCCATGGATGAGGCACTGGGATCTGCCAGCGGTAACTACTCCTCCGGTGAAAATGCAGTCACCAAGGATGGCATCCTGCACTACAAGGCCGGGACCTCCTACCTGGGCAAGGAGCAGTGGAAGACCTGCTTCGTGGTGCTCAG CAATGGGATCCTGTACCAGTACCCAGACCGCACGGACGTCACCCCTCTGCTCTCCATCAATATGGG cGGCGAGCAGTGCGGGGGATGCCGGCGCTCCAACACCACCGACCGGCCCCACTCCTTCCAGGTGATCCTGACAGACCGGCCCTCGCTGGAGCTGAGCGCCGAGAACGAGGAGGACATGGCAGACTGGATGCAGTACTTCTGCCAGGCTGTCTCCAAAGGG gtgATCCCCCAGGGTGTTGCCCCTATGCCTTGCGTCCCCTGCTGCCTCGTGCTAACGGATGAGAAGGCTTTCACCTGCCACGAGGACTGCCAGACAAGCTTCTTCCGCTCATTGGGCACCGCGGACCTGACGGATGTCACCGCCATCTCCACAGAGGCGGGCAAGGAGTACTGTATCCTG GAGTTTGCTCAGGACACCAAGCAGTTCCTGCCCCCCTGGGTCCTCTATTTTAGTTGCACTACAGAGCTGGAAAGGTTCCTCTCGGCGCTGAACACTGCGTGGAGGAACATCTACCAG GTTGACCTCCTCCACAAGGCCATTCTGGACGCTGCCGTCAAGAAGAAATGCGAGGACGCTCAGAGTCTCATCGACAGCGCCTGGCAGCGCAGCGACAGCCTCTGCCGCGGGCGAGCAGAGCGGGACCCCTGGTGTTAA